A stretch of Anaeromyxobacter dehalogenans 2CP-1 DNA encodes these proteins:
- a CDS encoding J domain-containing protein, translating to MDAQFLIEVETLAAALDQLDYYGVLKIPATATPPEIKAAYYRESRTFHPDRYAAVPSAEVRDLVGRIYRRVNEAYTVLRDDRKRTRYLADISGPDRERKLRFTEADEAAVKEEQKKKIEEQFGQTPNGRKFYTAALTEMQAGRWDAAERALKSALMYEPANGRFKEQLALVAAEAEKLRPKGDYRIK from the coding sequence ATGGACGCGCAGTTCCTCATCGAGGTGGAGACGCTGGCGGCCGCGCTCGACCAGCTCGACTACTACGGCGTGCTGAAGATCCCCGCCACGGCCACGCCGCCGGAGATCAAGGCCGCCTATTACCGCGAGTCGCGCACGTTCCACCCGGACCGCTACGCGGCGGTGCCGAGCGCCGAGGTCCGCGACCTGGTGGGCCGCATCTACCGCCGGGTGAACGAGGCGTACACGGTGCTGCGCGACGACCGGAAGCGCACCCGCTACCTCGCCGACATCTCCGGACCGGACCGCGAGCGCAAGCTCCGCTTCACCGAGGCCGACGAGGCGGCGGTGAAGGAGGAGCAGAAGAAGAAGATCGAGGAGCAGTTCGGGCAGACGCCGAACGGCCGCAAGTTCTACACCGCCGCGCTCACCGAGATGCAGGCGGGGCGCTGGGACGCGGCCGAGCGGGCCTTGAAGAGCGCGCTCATGTACGAGCCGGCCAACGGCCGGTTCAAGGAGCAGCTCGCGCTGGTGGCCGCAGAGGCCGAGAAGCTCCGCCCCAAGGGCGACTACCGGATCAAGTAG
- a CDS encoding CvpA family protein, which produces MTLDLAVLAVLALAAVAGAMSGALRQLVELGGAVLGWLAARHLAGAVAGGLDRWMPGLVARAAAPALLFLGTWALVSLVGAFVLRATGVSGVVRGPADRGVGALLGGAKGALAAWVLVSALLLAAGGAPRALGLDLRGSDFAALVRSHDLLERLDPEQARALERALHR; this is translated from the coding sequence GTGACGCTCGACCTCGCCGTGCTCGCGGTGCTGGCGCTGGCCGCGGTGGCCGGCGCGATGAGCGGCGCCCTGCGCCAGCTGGTGGAGCTGGGCGGCGCGGTGCTCGGGTGGCTCGCGGCGCGGCACCTCGCCGGCGCGGTGGCGGGCGGCCTCGACCGGTGGATGCCGGGGCTGGTGGCGCGCGCGGCCGCCCCGGCGCTCCTGTTCCTGGGCACCTGGGCGCTCGTGTCGCTGGTGGGCGCGTTCGTGCTGCGCGCGACCGGGGTGTCCGGGGTGGTGCGCGGCCCCGCCGACCGCGGCGTGGGCGCGCTGCTCGGCGGCGCGAAGGGCGCGCTGGCGGCGTGGGTGCTGGTGTCGGCGCTGCTGCTCGCCGCGGGGGGCGCGCCCCGCGCGCTGGGGCTCGACCTGCGCGGCAGCGACTTCGCGGCGCTGGTGCGATCGCACGACCTGCTGGAGCGGCTCGATCCGGAGCAGGCGCGCGCGCTCGAGCGGGCGCTCCACCGCTGA
- the clpX gene encoding ATP-dependent Clp protease ATP-binding subunit ClpX, whose translation MKPPLRLDEPLPILTPREIHASLSRWVIGQEPAKRALAIAAYSHLKRVAMRRASREVAVQKSNVLLVGPTGCGKTHLARHLARVLEVPFHVADATEFTEAGYYGKDVETMIGELLLRASHSIEDAQRGIVFVDEVDKIARRSQPARGGAGQRDIGGEGVQQALLKLLEGREVHVPLGLGGPQWARRDTVPVDTTDILFVCAGTFSDLFAYAGDGRSLGFGARPGAAAARRRIRPRDLVEYGMLAEFLGRLPVMVQLDELGPEALLEVLTGPPDAVLRQMRALLAADGVELDVTDGALHELVAFARERGAGARGLRAVVEEVLAELLFEAPERSGTRVLLDAGWVRARLEAIGPGIAGAEGPERLAGA comes from the coding sequence GTGAAGCCGCCGCTGCGCCTCGACGAGCCGCTCCCCATCCTCACCCCCCGCGAGATCCACGCGAGCCTGTCGCGCTGGGTGATCGGCCAGGAGCCCGCGAAGCGGGCGCTGGCGATCGCCGCCTACAGCCACCTGAAGCGCGTGGCGATGCGCCGCGCGAGCCGCGAGGTGGCGGTGCAGAAGTCGAACGTGCTGCTCGTCGGCCCGACCGGCTGCGGCAAGACCCACCTCGCGCGCCACCTGGCCCGCGTGCTCGAGGTGCCGTTCCACGTCGCCGACGCGACCGAGTTCACCGAGGCCGGTTACTACGGCAAGGACGTGGAGACCATGATCGGCGAGCTGCTGCTGCGCGCGAGCCACTCCATCGAGGACGCGCAGCGCGGCATCGTGTTCGTGGACGAGGTGGACAAGATCGCGCGCCGCTCGCAGCCGGCCCGCGGCGGCGCGGGGCAGCGCGACATCGGCGGCGAGGGCGTGCAGCAGGCGCTCCTGAAGCTGCTGGAGGGGCGCGAGGTGCACGTGCCGCTCGGGCTGGGCGGGCCGCAGTGGGCGCGCCGCGACACCGTGCCGGTGGACACCACCGACATCCTGTTCGTCTGCGCCGGCACGTTCTCCGACCTGTTCGCGTACGCGGGCGACGGCCGGTCGCTCGGCTTCGGCGCGCGGCCAGGCGCGGCGGCGGCGCGGCGGCGGATCCGGCCGCGCGACCTGGTCGAGTACGGGATGCTGGCCGAGTTCCTGGGCCGGCTCCCGGTGATGGTGCAGCTCGACGAGCTCGGGCCCGAGGCGCTGCTGGAGGTGCTCACCGGCCCGCCGGACGCGGTGCTCCGCCAGATGCGCGCCCTGCTCGCGGCGGACGGCGTGGAGCTGGACGTCACCGACGGCGCGCTGCACGAGCTGGTCGCGTTCGCGCGCGAGCGCGGCGCGGGCGCGCGCGGGCTCCGCGCCGTGGTCGAGGAGGTGCTGGCGGAGCTGCTGTTCGAGGCCCCGGAGCGGAGCGGCACCCGCGTGCTGCTGGACGCCGGCTGGGTGCGCGCGCGGCTCGAGGCGATCGGGCCGGGGATCGCCGGGGCGGAGGGGCCGGAGCGCCTCGCCGGCGCGTGA
- a CDS encoding agmatinase family protein, with product MTFDPSAAAQPGSGVFGLPHSERDAGVVLVPVPFEATTSYGGGTSRGPEAILDASRQVDLFDVETGRPYEAGIHMLPVPEEIARLDREARAAAEPVIAAGGLVPGRQDLARAVAEVDEACGRVNAWVEERVAGLLARGKTVGLVGGDHSTALGAIAAHARRHPGMGLLHVDAHADLRVAFEGFTYSHASVIYNAAERLPELSRIVQVGLRDLSEEEHAYAAASGGRVVQHHDAPLARARFEGEPWAAQVRRIVEPLPREVYVSFDVDGLDPTLCPHTGTPVPGGLSFQEAAYLIGAVVRSGRRIVGFDLVEVSPGPDGGDWDGNVGARLLYKLIGWALAGR from the coding sequence ATGACCTTCGATCCTTCCGCCGCCGCGCAGCCCGGCTCCGGCGTGTTCGGCCTCCCCCACTCCGAGCGCGACGCCGGCGTGGTGCTCGTCCCGGTGCCGTTCGAGGCGACCACCTCCTACGGCGGCGGCACCTCGCGCGGCCCGGAGGCGATCCTCGACGCGAGCCGGCAGGTGGACCTGTTCGACGTGGAGACCGGCCGCCCGTACGAGGCCGGCATCCACATGCTGCCCGTCCCCGAGGAGATCGCGCGGCTCGACCGCGAGGCGCGCGCCGCCGCCGAGCCGGTCATCGCCGCCGGCGGGCTCGTGCCCGGCCGCCAGGACCTGGCCCGGGCGGTCGCCGAGGTGGACGAGGCCTGCGGGCGCGTGAACGCCTGGGTCGAGGAGCGCGTCGCCGGCCTGCTCGCCCGCGGCAAGACCGTCGGCCTGGTGGGCGGCGACCACTCCACCGCGCTCGGCGCGATCGCCGCGCACGCGCGCCGCCACCCGGGCATGGGTCTGCTGCACGTGGACGCCCACGCCGACCTGCGGGTCGCGTTCGAGGGGTTCACGTACAGCCACGCGTCGGTGATCTACAACGCGGCCGAGCGGCTCCCGGAGCTGTCGCGGATCGTCCAGGTCGGCCTGCGCGACCTCTCCGAGGAGGAGCACGCCTACGCGGCCGCGTCGGGGGGCCGCGTCGTGCAGCACCACGACGCCCCGCTGGCGCGCGCGCGCTTCGAGGGCGAGCCCTGGGCGGCGCAGGTCCGGCGCATCGTCGAGCCGCTGCCGCGCGAGGTGTACGTCAGCTTCGACGTGGACGGGCTCGACCCCACGCTCTGCCCGCACACCGGCACGCCGGTGCCGGGCGGCCTCTCGTTCCAGGAGGCCGCGTACCTGATCGGCGCCGTGGTGCGCAGCGGCAGGCGCATCGTCGGCTTCGACCTGGTGGAGGTGTCGCCCGGGCCCGACGGCGGCGACTGGGACGGCAACGTGGGCGCCCGCCTGCTCTACAAGCTGATCGGCTGGGCGCTGGCCGGGCGCTGA
- a CDS encoding RrF2 family transcriptional regulator, which translates to MQHVLRISRKIDYGLRAMIYLASIPQDSVVPFREIARQMDVPEDFLAKILKTLVDTGLVRSTRGPHGGYALARMPADISFLDVIESVEGPVALNVCLDGEDACGHSTACTMVSVWRLGQERMLDVYRQAKLSELAFKPADDGQIGLVQLQLQSSVRPAI; encoded by the coding sequence ATGCAGCACGTACTCCGGATCTCACGGAAGATCGACTACGGCCTGCGGGCCATGATCTACCTGGCGTCGATCCCGCAGGACTCCGTCGTCCCGTTCCGCGAGATCGCCCGGCAGATGGACGTGCCGGAGGACTTCCTCGCCAAGATCCTGAAGACCCTGGTGGACACGGGCCTGGTCCGCTCCACCCGCGGACCGCACGGCGGCTACGCGCTCGCGCGCATGCCCGCCGACATCAGCTTCCTCGACGTGATCGAGTCGGTGGAGGGCCCGGTGGCCCTCAACGTCTGCCTCGACGGCGAGGATGCCTGCGGCCACTCCACCGCGTGCACCATGGTGTCGGTGTGGCGCCTGGGCCAGGAGCGGATGCTCGACGTCTACCGGCAGGCCAAGCTCTCCGAGCTCGCGTTCAAGCCGGCCGACGACGGCCAGATCGGCCTCGTGCAGCTCCAGCTCCAGTCGTCGGTCCGACCGGCCATTTGA
- a CDS encoding PHP domain-containing protein, protein MGNPAAGQGVNGKIDLHSHSRASDGQYPAGEVAERASAAGVAVWALCDHDTVAGMDDAAAAAARLGLRLVPGIELSAFLERREIHLLGHFVDPAHPRLRAFEDFLALRRRERMERIVEKLGALGLRLRVEDIEKWSGGKTIGRPHVARALVELGAVATVKEAFDAYLGEGKPAYVQRYRLESDEAVRLVRAAGGTTTVAHPGVSKLERWDLERLRQAGVEGLEVYHVDHNPSVREKYLRIAEALDLVPTAGSDFHGEAVAPDRHLGDVSMPPHELERLEARRP, encoded by the coding sequence ATGGGCAACCCGGCCGCCGGACAGGGCGTCAACGGAAAGATTGACCTGCACTCGCACAGCAGGGCGTCGGACGGCCAGTATCCCGCCGGCGAGGTAGCCGAGCGGGCGAGCGCGGCGGGCGTGGCCGTGTGGGCGCTCTGCGATCACGACACCGTGGCGGGGATGGACGATGCGGCCGCCGCGGCCGCGCGGCTCGGGCTGCGGCTGGTGCCGGGGATCGAGCTCTCGGCGTTCCTGGAGCGCCGCGAGATCCACCTGCTCGGCCACTTCGTGGACCCGGCGCACCCGCGCCTGCGCGCGTTCGAGGACTTCCTGGCGCTGCGCCGGCGCGAGCGCATGGAGCGCATCGTGGAGAAGCTGGGCGCGCTCGGCCTGCGCCTCCGCGTCGAGGACATCGAGAAGTGGAGCGGCGGCAAGACCATCGGCCGCCCGCACGTCGCCCGCGCGCTGGTCGAGCTGGGCGCGGTGGCCACCGTGAAGGAGGCGTTCGACGCCTACCTCGGAGAGGGGAAGCCGGCGTACGTGCAGCGCTACCGCCTCGAGTCGGACGAGGCGGTCCGGCTGGTGCGGGCCGCCGGCGGCACCACCACGGTCGCCCACCCCGGGGTCTCGAAGCTGGAGCGCTGGGACCTCGAGCGCCTCCGCCAGGCCGGCGTCGAGGGGCTGGAGGTCTACCACGTGGATCACAACCCCTCGGTGCGCGAGAAGTACCTGCGCATCGCCGAGGCGCTCGACCTCGTGCCCACCGCCGGCTCCGACTTCCACGGGGAGGCGGTCGCGCCCGACCGCCACCTCGGCGACGTGAGCATGCCCCCGCACGAGCTGGAGCGCCTCGAGGCGCGCCGGCCGTAG
- a CDS encoding NADH-quinone oxidoreductase subunit N has protein sequence MTDLIPLVEENLRSTAWFRPEAALTVGALVLFVLDITWKKSATRVAWLSAASLVVFAAAAALLAQQPADAQTLFNGMLANDAFAIFFKWLFLGAGALTVLITAQGKDFDASRVGQFYGLLTAVVLGLFMMASATDLLMMYMSIELVSIVSYVLAGFRRADRKAAEGSLKYVIYGGVASGVMLFGMSYLYGLTGTTSLLELGPRIQAIQASGLPLAATRIALVVGAVFVAAGLGYKIAAVPFHMWCPDVYEGAPTPFTAFLSVGPKAAGFALALRFFLSAFAGPASPTTGLAEALGGIPWPAVIGVVSAVTMTLGNLSALAQTNLKRLLAYSSIAHAGYMLMGLATVSAMGVQSVMIYMLVYLVMNLGAFLVVIWVAESTGSESILDYRGLSKRAPVAAVAFAIFLFSLTGIPPFAGFAGKWYLFYAVFERIPGPGGNWYALLAVIAALNTAVALFYYVRIVRAMFIDVPYAEPKPMPAKPGYQLMLGAFSVLILIFGVWWAPMIEWTRASLPLFRG, from the coding sequence ATGACGGACCTCATCCCACTGGTCGAAGAGAACCTGCGCTCCACCGCGTGGTTCCGCCCCGAGGCGGCCCTCACGGTGGGCGCGCTGGTCCTCTTCGTGCTGGACATCACCTGGAAGAAGAGCGCGACCCGCGTGGCCTGGCTGAGCGCCGCCTCGCTGGTGGTGTTCGCGGCCGCGGCGGCGCTGCTGGCGCAGCAGCCCGCCGACGCGCAGACGCTGTTCAACGGCATGCTCGCGAACGACGCGTTCGCGATCTTCTTCAAGTGGCTGTTCCTCGGCGCCGGCGCGCTGACCGTGCTCATCACCGCGCAGGGCAAGGACTTCGACGCCTCGCGGGTCGGCCAGTTCTACGGCCTGCTCACCGCCGTCGTGCTCGGCCTGTTCATGATGGCGAGCGCGACCGACCTGCTCATGATGTACATGTCGATCGAGCTCGTCTCGATCGTGAGCTACGTGCTCGCCGGCTTCCGCCGCGCGGACCGCAAGGCCGCCGAGGGCTCGCTGAAGTACGTCATCTACGGCGGCGTGGCCTCGGGCGTGATGCTGTTCGGCATGAGCTACCTGTACGGCCTGACCGGCACCACCAGCCTGCTCGAGCTGGGGCCGCGCATCCAGGCCATCCAGGCGTCGGGCCTGCCGCTCGCGGCCACCCGCATCGCGCTGGTGGTCGGCGCCGTGTTCGTCGCCGCGGGCCTCGGCTACAAGATCGCCGCGGTCCCGTTCCACATGTGGTGCCCGGACGTGTACGAGGGCGCGCCGACGCCGTTCACCGCGTTCCTGTCGGTCGGCCCGAAGGCGGCCGGCTTCGCGCTGGCGCTCCGCTTCTTCCTGTCGGCGTTCGCGGGCCCGGCCTCCCCCACCACCGGCCTGGCCGAGGCGCTGGGCGGCATCCCCTGGCCGGCGGTGATCGGCGTGGTCTCGGCCGTCACCATGACGCTCGGGAACCTGAGCGCGCTCGCGCAGACCAACCTGAAGCGCCTGCTCGCGTACTCCTCCATCGCGCACGCCGGCTACATGCTCATGGGCCTCGCGACGGTGTCGGCCATGGGCGTGCAGTCGGTGATGATCTACATGCTCGTGTACCTGGTGATGAACCTGGGCGCGTTCCTGGTCGTCATCTGGGTGGCGGAGTCCACCGGCTCCGAGTCGATCCTCGACTACCGGGGCCTGTCGAAGCGGGCGCCGGTCGCGGCGGTCGCGTTCGCCATCTTCCTGTTCTCGCTCACCGGCATCCCGCCGTTCGCCGGGTTCGCGGGCAAGTGGTACCTGTTCTACGCCGTCTTCGAGCGGATCCCCGGCCCGGGCGGCAACTGGTACGCGCTGCTCGCGGTCATCGCGGCGCTCAACACCGCGGTGGCGCTCTTCTATTACGTGCGGATCGTCCGCGCGATGTTCATCGACGTGCCGTACGCGGAGCCGAAGCCCATGCCGGCGAAGCCCGGCTACCAGCTCATGCTGGGCGCGTTCTCGGTGCTGATCCTGATCTTCGGCGTCTGGTGGGCGCCGATGATCGAGTGGACGCGCGCGTCGCTGCCGCTGTTCCGGGGCTAG
- a CDS encoding complex I subunit 4 family protein, protein MFTPGNVLSWATFFPVIGSALIVVLLAAKFFLRLDKKLVDDGSRWIALVTSALSFAAAIAAWRMYDPSATGVQLVQHFTWIRAFNIEFYVGVDGISISMVLLSGLISFIATIASMPWWSGKKDAEMAGMVDHGHDDPHHPKHFSVRMVPGYMAMLLLLQTGMMGTFVALDMFLFYVFWEVMLLPMYFLIGIWGGPRKEYAAIKFFLYTLAGSVLMLLAIIGIYYNSAPAQLADGSWSSGHTFNLIELAKQGAAGQFRNAAPILGFSFAKIVFIGLFIGFAIKIPMFPFHTWLPDAHVEAPTPISVILAGVLLKMGIYGILRFNYGILPDATAWAAGGIAVFGVINIIYAAFVCLAQKDLKKLIAYSSVSHMGFSLLGMAAMTPQGISGAVLNLFTHGIISPMLFLIVGVIYDRAHHREIEKFGGLAQELPEYSAIMGLAFFASLGLPGLAGFISEFTVFSGAFPVFTTYTIISATSVVLTAAYYLWAIHRMFLGKLNPVYKGYPDLNWRERMSLYPLAVICIYLGFYPQAILGVINPALHALIQNIKPL, encoded by the coding sequence ATGTTCACGCCAGGAAACGTCCTCAGCTGGGCCACCTTCTTCCCGGTCATCGGGTCGGCGCTCATCGTCGTCCTGCTGGCCGCGAAGTTCTTCCTCCGCCTCGACAAGAAGCTCGTCGACGACGGCTCCCGCTGGATCGCGCTCGTGACGAGCGCGCTCTCCTTCGCGGCGGCCATCGCCGCGTGGCGCATGTACGACCCGTCGGCCACGGGCGTGCAGCTGGTCCAGCACTTCACCTGGATCCGCGCGTTCAACATCGAGTTCTACGTCGGGGTCGACGGCATCTCGATCTCGATGGTGCTGCTGTCCGGCCTCATCTCCTTCATCGCCACCATCGCGTCGATGCCGTGGTGGTCGGGGAAGAAGGACGCCGAGATGGCCGGCATGGTGGACCACGGCCATGACGACCCGCACCACCCCAAGCACTTCTCGGTGCGGATGGTGCCGGGCTACATGGCCATGCTGCTGCTGCTGCAGACCGGCATGATGGGCACGTTCGTCGCCCTCGACATGTTCCTGTTCTACGTGTTCTGGGAGGTCATGCTCCTGCCGATGTACTTCCTCATCGGCATCTGGGGCGGGCCGCGCAAGGAGTACGCGGCGATCAAGTTCTTCCTCTACACCCTCGCCGGCTCCGTGCTGATGCTCCTCGCGATCATCGGCATCTACTACAACAGCGCGCCGGCGCAGCTCGCCGACGGCTCGTGGTCGAGCGGCCACACCTTCAACCTGATCGAGCTCGCGAAGCAGGGCGCGGCCGGGCAGTTCCGCAACGCCGCCCCCATCCTCGGCTTCTCGTTCGCGAAGATCGTCTTCATCGGCCTGTTCATCGGGTTCGCCATCAAGATCCCGATGTTCCCGTTCCACACCTGGTTGCCCGACGCGCACGTCGAGGCGCCCACGCCCATCTCCGTCATCCTGGCCGGCGTGCTCCTGAAGATGGGCATCTACGGCATCCTGCGCTTCAACTACGGGATCCTCCCCGACGCGACCGCCTGGGCGGCCGGCGGGATCGCGGTGTTCGGCGTCATCAACATCATCTACGCGGCGTTCGTCTGCCTCGCGCAGAAGGACCTGAAGAAGCTCATCGCGTACTCCTCCGTCTCGCACATGGGCTTCTCGCTGCTCGGCATGGCGGCCATGACGCCCCAGGGCATCTCCGGCGCGGTGCTGAACCTCTTCACCCACGGCATCATCAGCCCGATGCTGTTCCTCATCGTGGGCGTGATCTACGACCGCGCCCACCACCGCGAGATCGAGAAGTTCGGCGGCCTGGCCCAGGAGCTGCCCGAGTACAGCGCCATCATGGGCCTCGCGTTCTTCGCCTCCCTGGGCCTGCCCGGCCTGGCCGGCTTCATCTCCGAGTTCACGGTGTTCTCGGGCGCGTTCCCGGTGTTCACCACCTACACGATCATCTCGGCCACCAGCGTCGTCCTGACCGCCGCGTACTACCTGTGGGCGATCCACCGGATGTTCCTGGGCAAGCTGAACCCGGTCTACAAGGGCTACCCGGACCTGAACTGGCGCGAGCGCATGTCGCTGTACCCGCTCGCGGTCATCTGCATCTACCTGGGCTTCTACCCGCAGGCGATCCTGGGCGTCATCAACCCGGCCCTGCACGCCCTCATCCAGAACATCAAGCCGCTGTAG
- a CDS encoding proton-conducting transporter membrane subunit: MHETAHELGRIAVTNVGYLWLIPLFPLIGATINALIGWKLQQLFGRKIVHRIAVTAMFAAFGVALVAFSQMLRLPSEERFLQDTLWNLMTAGRLTVDFGFALDPLSMMMVLVITGIGSLIHVFSIGYMHDEPSYWRFFSYLNLFVFAMLLLVMGDNFAVMFFGWEGVGLASYLLISFWYTDPEKAKAGMKAFVANRFGDFGFLAGLFLLFWALGGAWTPRTGSGLRNNDYQPIAELNATAAAATPAQAHALAPAVHDVKVGPTMNFRELRDQVVIDSTGVKEHLAGSSIWGVSLLTLVCILLFVGAMGKSAQIPLYVWLPDAMAGPTPVSALIHAATMVTAGVYMVARLNFLFALSPSAMGWVALIGAATAIFAASIGFFQYDIKKVLAYSTVSQLGFMFIGVGVGAYWAGAYHLLTHAFFKATLFLGSGSVILGCHHEQDMRKMGGLKKHMPITRWTYLAACWAIAGFPWMNGFYSKDEILYKAFTSGHLALFGVPTPWLGPAIFLVGIVAATGTSFYMFRSYYMTFTGEYRGNAGHHDEHNEDPHAAGAAAMSHLSVSVHASDGAVHADGHAHGHAAPAHGHAVHAPAAAAATAHAPAHDDHGHHGGTPHESPWTVTLVLSLLALGSFLTLFLGIPMAWTGKAPILEHWLAPALTAQEGVPFQHLSHSTEYMFQAIGVLAGAVGWFFAMVLFKDAKSEVPARLRDRFLGVWTVVYNKYYVDELYAVAVLKPSMKVAQAASWFDSNVIDRLVLLAGTVTRVVANLDGAIDKYLVDGAVNAVASVTQECGRYLRSLQTGKVQTYLYGALGGALVVVLLNFLIS, encoded by the coding sequence ATGCACGAGACCGCTCACGAGCTCGGCCGGATCGCCGTCACGAACGTCGGCTATCTCTGGCTCATCCCGCTGTTCCCGCTCATCGGCGCGACCATCAACGCGCTGATCGGCTGGAAGCTGCAGCAGCTGTTCGGGAGGAAGATCGTCCACCGCATCGCGGTGACCGCGATGTTCGCCGCCTTCGGGGTGGCGCTGGTCGCGTTCTCCCAGATGCTGCGGCTCCCCTCCGAGGAGCGCTTCCTCCAGGACACGCTCTGGAACCTGATGACCGCCGGGCGGCTGACGGTGGACTTCGGGTTCGCGCTCGACCCGCTCTCCATGATGATGGTGCTGGTCATCACCGGGATCGGCTCGCTCATCCACGTCTTCTCCATCGGGTACATGCACGACGAGCCGTCGTACTGGCGGTTCTTCAGCTACCTGAACCTGTTCGTCTTCGCGATGTTGCTCCTGGTGATGGGCGACAACTTCGCGGTGATGTTCTTCGGGTGGGAGGGCGTGGGCCTCGCCTCGTACCTGCTCATCAGCTTCTGGTACACGGACCCCGAGAAGGCGAAGGCCGGCATGAAGGCCTTCGTGGCGAACCGCTTCGGCGACTTCGGCTTCCTGGCCGGCCTGTTCCTCCTGTTCTGGGCCCTGGGCGGCGCGTGGACGCCGCGGACCGGCAGCGGGCTGCGGAACAACGACTACCAGCCCATCGCCGAGCTGAACGCCACCGCCGCCGCGGCCACCCCCGCGCAGGCGCACGCGCTCGCCCCGGCCGTCCACGACGTGAAGGTCGGCCCCACCATGAACTTCCGCGAGCTGCGGGATCAGGTGGTGATCGACTCGACCGGCGTGAAGGAGCACCTGGCCGGCTCGAGCATCTGGGGCGTCTCGCTCCTGACGCTGGTCTGCATCCTCCTGTTCGTCGGCGCGATGGGCAAGAGCGCCCAGATCCCGCTCTACGTCTGGCTCCCCGACGCGATGGCCGGCCCGACGCCGGTCTCCGCCCTCATCCACGCCGCCACCATGGTGACCGCGGGCGTGTACATGGTGGCGCGCCTCAACTTCCTGTTCGCGCTCTCGCCGAGCGCGATGGGCTGGGTGGCGCTCATCGGCGCCGCGACCGCGATCTTCGCCGCGTCGATCGGCTTCTTCCAGTACGACATCAAGAAGGTCCTCGCCTACTCCACCGTCTCCCAGCTCGGCTTCATGTTCATCGGGGTCGGCGTGGGCGCGTACTGGGCCGGCGCGTACCACCTGCTCACCCACGCGTTCTTCAAGGCCACGCTGTTCCTCGGCTCCGGCTCGGTGATCCTCGGCTGCCACCACGAGCAGGACATGCGGAAGATGGGCGGGCTGAAGAAGCACATGCCCATCACGCGCTGGACCTACCTCGCGGCGTGCTGGGCCATCGCCGGCTTCCCGTGGATGAACGGCTTCTACTCGAAGGACGAGATCCTCTACAAGGCGTTCACCAGCGGGCACCTGGCGCTGTTCGGCGTGCCCACCCCGTGGCTCGGGCCGGCCATCTTCCTGGTCGGCATCGTCGCCGCGACCGGCACCAGCTTCTACATGTTCCGGTCGTACTACATGACGTTCACCGGCGAGTACCGCGGGAACGCCGGGCACCACGACGAGCACAACGAGGATCCGCACGCCGCCGGCGCCGCCGCCATGTCGCACCTCTCGGTCTCGGTCCACGCGTCCGACGGCGCGGTCCACGCCGACGGCCACGCGCACGGCCACGCCGCCCCGGCCCACGGCCACGCGGTCCACGCCCCGGCCGCCGCCGCGGCCACGGCGCACGCGCCGGCGCACGACGACCACGGCCACCACGGCGGCACGCCGCACGAGTCGCCCTGGACCGTCACCCTGGTCCTCTCGCTGCTCGCGCTCGGCTCCTTCCTCACGCTGTTCCTGGGCATCCCCATGGCCTGGACCGGCAAGGCGCCCATCCTCGAGCACTGGCTCGCGCCCGCGCTGACCGCGCAGGAGGGCGTGCCGTTCCAGCACCTGTCGCACTCCACCGAGTACATGTTCCAGGCGATCGGCGTGCTGGCCGGCGCGGTCGGCTGGTTCTTCGCGATGGTGCTGTTCAAGGACGCGAAGAGCGAGGTCCCGGCGCGGCTGCGCGACAGGTTCCTCGGCGTCTGGACGGTCGTCTACAACAAGTACTACGTGGACGAGCTGTACGCGGTCGCCGTCCTGAAGCCCTCGATGAAGGTCGCGCAGGCCGCGTCCTGGTTCGACTCGAACGTGATCGACCGCCTGGTGCTGCTGGCCGGCACGGTCACCCGCGTGGTCGCGAATCTCGACGGCGCCATCGACAAGTACCTCGTCGACGGCGCGGTGAACGCCGTCGCCAGCGTCACGCAGGAGTGCGGCCGGTACCTCCGCTCGCTCCAGACCGGCAAGGTCCAGACCTACCTGTACGGCGCGCTCGGGGGCGCGCTGGTGGTGGTCCTGCTCAACTTCCTCATCTCGTAG
- the nuoK gene encoding NADH-quinone oxidoreductase subunit NuoK: MQISLSHFLVVGALLFAFGMVTVATRRNAVGVLMGVELILNGANVNFVAFNHYAGGGVTGQVFALFVIVLAAAEAAVGLAIVLAIFQTFKTIDVRAADLMRE, encoded by the coding sequence ATGCAGATCTCGCTCTCGCACTTCCTCGTCGTCGGCGCCCTGCTGTTCGCCTTCGGCATGGTGACCGTGGCCACCCGCCGCAACGCGGTGGGCGTCCTGATGGGCGTCGAGCTCATCCTGAACGGCGCCAACGTGAACTTCGTCGCCTTCAACCACTACGCGGGCGGCGGCGTGACCGGACAGGTCTTCGCCCTCTTCGTCATCGTCCTGGCCGCGGCCGAGGCGGCGGTGGGCCTCGCCATCGTCCTGGCCATCTTCCAGACGTTCAAGACCATCGACGTCCGCGCCGCGGACCTGATGCGGGAGTAG